TGGCGATGTGTTCCTCGCGGGACATGGGACGGTGCGTGCCGGTGGCCGTAAGGATACGGATGTCCGCATCACGGATGCCGCACTTGTTCAGGCGGGCCACCACGGCGGGAACATAGACGTTGGGCGACTGCCACAGACGCGTTGAATCAGGCACGACAACGCATACGGTCTGGCCGGGTTTGAGCATTTCCTCAAGCCTGGGGGAGCCAATGGGGTTATCCAGAGCATCGTTGATATGCTCAAGTGCACTTTTTGTAGGCAGCGCAACCGTATTGGAATGCAGTTCAGCCGCTATAAGGCCGCTGCCAAGCTCCACAGAAAATTCCCTGTCGCCATATTTCATGTAATGCTGTGCCATGAGTCGTGTCCTGTTTGTTGCTGTAGGCAAATACAGCGCATGGCCTATTCGGGATGATTATGCCATCGCGCCAGTTCGCTAGGAACTGTTATGCCTCATGCAAGGTTTTGTGAAGTGGCAAAAAGTCCGGTTAGGCGCGACATCAGTGCTGCGCAAACAGCGCGTTGCCCGTCATCACAAGGCCTGCGCAGGCCAGCATGATATCGATAAGAAGCTGAAAGGTCGCTTCGGAGAGGCCGAGCACAAAGCGTTTACCCAGAAAGGTACCCACCGCCAGCGCCGCCCCCACGGCAAGGCCATGGCACAATATGGGCAGGGGCAACCCGCCCACAGCCCCAAAAGCCAGAGCCTTGGCAAGGTACACGGCTATGGAGGCGGCCGCTTCAGTGGCGAGCAGCGCGCCCTTCACCAGCCCGAAACCGGCAAAAATGGGAATGGTCAGCGGACCTGTGGAATACACAACTCCCGTGAGATAACCCACAAAGCCGCCAGCCAGCGCCATTTGTCCAAGCCCCAGTCGCATGCCGCGCGTACGACTGACCCTTCGCAAACCAATGAGTACAAAAAAGAAAAGACCAATGCACAGGTTGGAAATATCCGCAGGCATAATCCAGAGCGTTCGCACGCCCAACACCGCCGCAGGCACGGCCGTCAGCGAATAGCAGACAAAGGCCTTGAGGTTTATCTGGCGACGCCAAGCGACCACCCGCGAGGCATTGCCCGCAATTGAAGCAACGGCCATAATGGGGATGGCTGCCTTGGGGCCAAAAGCCAAGCTCAGTATTGGCAGCAGGATTATGGATGACCCGGTTCCCACAACCCCGCTCACAGTCCCGGCCGCGACGCCGCATAAGACAATAAGCGCGTATATCACGGCTGCCCCAGGTTCTGCGTTAAATTAGAGGGATGTAGCCTGCCCCATCCGGTGCAGACAAACTTTGGGATGGTGCGGCGTCAGGAAGCGCGGTCTCAGGAACTCCCGCGTCAAATCAGGAAACTTTTTGTGTTAAACTAAAAGATCATAAAGGTTTTTTTGGAGGGCGCGCTGGGGGGGGCCCTTTTGCAAGAGGCCCCCCACAAAACATTTCAAAGTGGCGTTATTCTAGCCGCCCAGGTAGGCATCCTTGACCTTGGGGTTTTCCAGCAGATCCTTGCCCGGTCCTTCCAGCACCACCCGCCCCACTTCCAGAATGTAGGCATAGTGCGCTACGGAAAGTGCCGCATAGGCATTCTGTTCAACCAGAAGCACAGTTTTGCCATCGGCATTGATGCGCCTGATGATTTCAAAAATCTCGCGCACCAGCAGAGGAGCCAGCCCAAGCGAAGGTTCATCAAGCATCAGCAGATCAGGACGGCTCATGAGCGCCCGCCCCACTGCCAGCATCTGCTGTTCGCCGCCGGAAAGGGTGCCGCCCTTCTGCCAGCTGCGTTCTTTAAGCCGGGGAAAGAGCGTGTACACCCACTCGATGTCGTCCGCGATTTCCTTGCGGTCATTGCGGGAGTATGCGCCGAGCATCAGGTTTTCCTCCACCGTCAAATGCGGCAGGATGCGCCGCCCTTCGGGTGAGAGCGAGATGCCCCGCCGTACCATGTCCTCGGGCTTGAGGCCCATAAGAGAAGCCGGGGCTTCGCCTTCGTGCCTGGTGAGCAGGATCTCGCCGGTCACGTTTTTGTTCAGCCCCGCAATGGAACGGATAATACTGCTCTTGCCCGCGCCGTTGGCTCCGATGAGCGTCACTATACTGCCGCGCGGAATTTTGAGGCTCACACCCTGCACGGCCTGAATGCCGCCATAGCGCACATGAAGGTCACGAATTTCAAGCATACTGCACCATATCCATTATATCTCCAACCCGTGTGGCAACTTTTGCGCCGCACATCAGAACATGCCGCCCGCGCCCATATCCTCGCCAAGATAGGCGCGAATCACCACCGGATTGTTGCGAATTTCTTCCGGGGCGCCTTCAGCGATAAGGGCGCCGTATTCCATAACCCAGATATACTGGCACACGCCCATGACAACCTTCATGTCGTGCTCGATAAGCAGAATGGTCAGGCCAAATTCGTCACGAATATGACCAATGAAGTGCATGAGATCGAGGCTTTCCTGCGGGTTCATGCCTGCGGCGGGTTCGTCCAGCAGCAAGAGGCGCGGCTCCGTAGCCAGGGCCCGCGCTATTTCAAGACGGCGTTGCGCTCCGTAGGGCAGACTGCCCGCAAGGTCATCAAGGTGCGCGCCAAGGTTGACCCTGTCGGCCAGCTGACGGCTTTTTTCCCTGATTTCAGCTTCCTCGCGGTAAAAGGACGGCAGTCCCAGGGGGGCCATCCACCAGGGGCAATGCCGCCGCACATGGCAGCCTACCATGATGTTTTCGAGCACGGTCATATGCTGCGAAAGACGGATATTCTGAAAGGTACGGGCCATACCGCGCCGACAGATATCATAGGGCTTCAAGCCCTTGATGCTCTGTCCGTCAAGGATGACCTCGCCTTCCTGAGGCGTGTAAAAACCGCTCAACACGTTGAACGCCGTGGTTTTTCCCGCACCGTTGGGACCGATGATTCCCGCAATGCCCCCATGGGGCAGGGCCAGAGAAAGTTCGCTCACCGCAGTGACGCCGCCAAAACGCATGGTAACGCCTTTGGCGATGAGCAGCGCTCCTTCATAATGAGGGGGACGGGGCAGATGGAATTCGCTCATGCCTTTTGCCTCCTCAAAAATGCGCCTATGCGCTTCCAGGTCAATTCCCTAGTGCCCATGATGCCTTCCCGCCTGAACAGAATGATGCCCAGCAGCACAAGCGAAAAGACCACCATTCGCATGCCGGGGATGCCCGGTATTTCAAACAGGCCAAAGATGTCCATGGGTTCTTCAATGGCGCGCAGCCATTCCAGCAGGATGGTAATGATGGTAGCGCCAAGGAGGCTGCCCGTCAGCGAGCCAAGGCCGCCGGCGACCACAAACATGAGCACGTTGAAGGTCAGAAGGAAATTGAACATCTTGGGGTCAATGGTGGAAAGATGGCTGCCAAGAAGCGCCCCGCCCACTCCGGCGAAAAACGCGCCGATGCAGAACGAAAGCACCTTGTTCCAGAACACGTTGATGCCCATGACGCTGGCGGCGATTTCATTGTCTCGTATACAGCGCAATACGTTGCCGTAATTGCTGAACACAAGCCGCACCAGCACAATGAGCGTAAGGAGCATCCATCCGTAGCACACAAGAAGCGTGGCATGCGAGGGTATGCCCTTGATGCCCAGAGAGCCGTTGGTGATGGGGGTGGCGTTGACGATGAGCACCCGGATGATCTCGGCAAAACCGAGCGTGGCTATGCCGAGGTAGTC
This DNA window, taken from Desulfovibrio sp. 86, encodes the following:
- a CDS encoding sulfite exporter TauE/SafE family protein, encoding MIYALIVLCGVAAGTVSGVVGTGSSIILLPILSLAFGPKAAIPIMAVASIAGNASRVVAWRRQINLKAFVCYSLTAVPAAVLGVRTLWIMPADISNLCIGLFFFVLIGLRRVSRTRGMRLGLGQMALAGGFVGYLTGVVYSTGPLTIPIFAGFGLVKGALLATEAAASIAVYLAKALAFGAVGGLPLPILCHGLAVGAALAVGTFLGKRFVLGLSEATFQLLIDIMLACAGLVMTGNALFAQH
- a CDS encoding ABC transporter ATP-binding protein, whose protein sequence is MLEIRDLHVRYGGIQAVQGVSLKIPRGSIVTLIGANGAGKSSIIRSIAGLNKNVTGEILLTRHEGEAPASLMGLKPEDMVRRGISLSPEGRRILPHLTVEENLMLGAYSRNDRKEIADDIEWVYTLFPRLKERSWQKGGTLSGGEQQMLAVGRALMSRPDLLMLDEPSLGLAPLLVREIFEIIRRINADGKTVLLVEQNAYAALSVAHYAYILEVGRVVLEGPGKDLLENPKVKDAYLGG
- a CDS encoding ABC transporter ATP-binding protein, whose product is MSEFHLPRPPHYEGALLIAKGVTMRFGGVTAVSELSLALPHGGIAGIIGPNGAGKTTAFNVLSGFYTPQEGEVILDGQSIKGLKPYDICRRGMARTFQNIRLSQHMTVLENIMVGCHVRRHCPWWMAPLGLPSFYREEAEIREKSRQLADRVNLGAHLDDLAGSLPYGAQRRLEIARALATEPRLLLLDEPAAGMNPQESLDLMHFIGHIRDEFGLTILLIEHDMKVVMGVCQYIWVMEYGALIAEGAPEEIRNNPVVIRAYLGEDMGAGGMF
- a CDS encoding branched-chain amino acid ABC transporter permease; protein product: MRLNSSTILSILAMALVGCAVWQAEFFLGDYQIYIAKLIFINAILALSLNLIYGFTGLFSLGHAGFIAVGAYVSALCILPPEQKEMMWILEPIIWPFSELFTPFWASVLAGGVVATIFAFFIAVPVLRLGDDYLGIATLGFAEIIRVLIVNATPITNGSLGIKGIPSHATLLVCYGWMLLTLIVLVRLVFSNYGNVLRCIRDNEIAASVMGINVFWNKVLSFCIGAFFAGVGGALLGSHLSTIDPKMFNFLLTFNVLMFVVAGGLGSLTGSLLGATIITILLEWLRAIEEPMDIFGLFEIPGIPGMRMVVFSLVLLGIILFRREGIMGTRELTWKRIGAFLRRQKA